In Sphaeramia orbicularis chromosome 1, fSphaOr1.1, whole genome shotgun sequence, a genomic segment contains:
- the LOC115427500 gene encoding meteorin-like protein, translating to MLRPWAAQWVTAVLLCRTVAQYSSDQCSWRGSGLSHESHRRDVEQVYLRCSQGSLEWLYPTGAIIVNLRPNTEPSSGHMAGLHVCIKPRTYSKGSRVYLEHAGDVRLLLAEGEQSQGTVHCFSLADGALFVEAASQMDISRKITAFQYELVPSQGPGAHMYPYLHHGLVTCKPCSDEEVLMAVCTSDFAGRGVFQGVVSGTNGHSLAVVMLSRLFRQKSGLFAFGGGRGRSWSGRVNVPAQCIVPLRGDEYLLTGSIHLVKPGLAAHLDTGTF from the exons ATGCTCCGTCCGTGGGCTGCTCAGTGGGTCACAGCTGTGCTCCTGTGTCGGACCGTGGCGCAATACTCCAGTGACCAGTGCAGCTGGAGAGGAAG TGGTTTGAGCCATGAGTCCCACCGCAGAGATGTGGAGCAGGTCTACCTACGCTGCTCTCAGGGGTCTCTGGAGTGGCTGTACCCCACTGGGGCCATCATTGTCAATCTGCGACCGAACACAGAGCCGTCATCAGGACACATGGCAGGTCTTCATGTGTGCATCAAGCCCCGCACTTATTCAAAG GGTTCTCGTGTTTATCTGGAACATGCTGGGGATGTGAGGTTGCTGCTGGCAGAGGGAGAACAGTCTCAGGGCACAGTGCACTGCTTCAGCCTGGCAGATGGGGCTCTGTTTGTGGAGGCCGCCTCACAGATGGACATCAGTCGCAAGATTACAGCTTTTCAATATGAGCTCGTGCCCAGTCAGGGACCTGGGGCGCACATGTACCCGTACCTGCACCATGGTTTAG TCACCTGTAAGCCATGTTCAGACGAAGAGGTCCTCATGGCTGTGTGTACCAGTGACTTTG cgggCAGGGGTGTCTTTCAAGGCGTGGTGTCAGGTACCAATGGGCACTCTCTTGCGGTGGTGATGTTGAGCCGACTCTTCCGCCAGAAAAGTGGGTTGTTTGCCTTCGGTGGAGGCAGAGGGCGGAGCTGGAGTGGACGTGTCAATGTTCCAGCTCAGTGCATTGTGCCGCTCAGAGGGGACGAGTACCTTTTGACTGGTTCCATCCATTTGGTGAAGCCTGGCTTGGCTGCGCACCTCGATACAGGGACTTTTTGA